One Sanguibacter sp. HDW7 DNA window includes the following coding sequences:
- a CDS encoding glutamine amidotransferase, whose protein sequence is MKPFVLLATRGEDDIADVEHAAYLELGGLAPHELVRVRLEQGPMPALDLDEVSGIIVAGSPFTSSDPVASKSATQLRVEAEISTLLDDVLARGVPYLGACYGVGTLGTKIGAVVGTEFGEEAAAIDVTLTDAGRADPLLAGLPDVFAAYVGHKEAITTLPSGAVVLATGAACPVQMFRVGTSAYATQFHPELTRDAYVQRLEAYAGYGYYPPEQAEQVLARARASDAPVPLRILRRFVELFAR, encoded by the coding sequence ATGAAGCCGTTCGTGCTGCTCGCGACGCGGGGCGAGGACGACATCGCCGACGTCGAGCACGCCGCCTACCTCGAGCTCGGCGGTCTCGCGCCCCACGAGCTCGTGCGCGTTCGCCTCGAGCAGGGGCCCATGCCCGCGTTGGACCTCGACGAGGTCTCGGGCATCATCGTCGCCGGCAGCCCCTTCACGTCGTCGGACCCTGTCGCGTCCAAGAGCGCGACCCAGCTGCGCGTCGAGGCCGAGATCTCGACGCTGCTCGACGACGTCCTCGCGCGCGGCGTCCCGTACCTCGGTGCGTGCTACGGGGTGGGGACGCTCGGCACGAAGATCGGGGCTGTGGTCGGCACCGAGTTCGGCGAGGAGGCGGCCGCGATCGACGTGACGCTCACCGACGCGGGTCGCGCGGACCCGCTGCTCGCAGGCCTGCCCGACGTCTTCGCGGCGTACGTCGGGCACAAGGAGGCCATCACGACGCTCCCGTCGGGGGCCGTCGTCCTCGCGACCGGCGCCGCGTGCCCCGTGCAGATGTTCCGCGTCGGCACGAGCGCGTACGCGACGCAGTTCCACCCCGAGCTCACGCGCGACGCCTACGTGCAGCGCCTCGAGGCCTACGCCGGCTACGGCTACTACCCGCCCGAGCAGGCAGAGCAGGTCCTCGCGAGGGCGCGCGCGAGCGACGCCCCCGTGCCGCTGCGCATCCTGCGACGCTTCGTCGAGCTCTTCGCGCGCTGA
- a CDS encoding DedA family protein: MNLTPIVQLASDVDPSAGYDGFIGWVLGLMESIGEVGVGIAVLVETFVPPIPSEAVLPGAGFLAYEGRMNVWLAWTLATLAAVIGAWAWYGIGYAFGRNRTRAIVGKVPLMEYEDFDRAEAFFSRWGGTAVFVGRCVPLVRSFISIPAGIERMPLGKFTWYTFAGSGLWNAIWIGAGYVAGPAIKPVLERWSGVLSNLVLVVIAALVLWFVAARLLRLQRVRAANRAAQDAVEDVVETVVEAVTDRDLARDPEAPAQTAGPDSSRDPQAEPHA, encoded by the coding sequence ATGAACCTCACCCCCATCGTCCAGCTCGCGTCCGACGTCGACCCTTCAGCCGGCTACGACGGCTTCATCGGATGGGTGCTCGGCCTCATGGAGAGCATCGGCGAGGTCGGCGTCGGCATCGCCGTGCTCGTCGAGACGTTCGTGCCCCCGATCCCGTCCGAGGCAGTCCTGCCCGGCGCCGGCTTCCTCGCGTACGAGGGCCGCATGAACGTCTGGCTCGCCTGGACGCTCGCGACGCTCGCTGCCGTCATCGGCGCGTGGGCCTGGTACGGCATCGGCTATGCGTTCGGCCGCAACCGGACCCGCGCGATCGTCGGCAAGGTCCCGCTCATGGAGTACGAGGACTTCGACCGCGCCGAGGCCTTCTTCTCGCGCTGGGGCGGCACCGCGGTGTTCGTCGGCCGCTGCGTGCCGCTCGTGCGCTCGTTCATCTCGATCCCCGCGGGCATCGAGCGCATGCCGCTCGGCAAGTTCACCTGGTACACGTTCGCCGGGTCGGGCCTGTGGAACGCCATCTGGATCGGCGCGGGCTACGTCGCAGGTCCCGCGATCAAGCCCGTGCTCGAGCGGTGGAGCGGCGTCCTGTCGAACCTCGTGCTCGTCGTCATCGCTGCGCTCGTCCTGTGGTTCGTCGCCGCGCGACTCCTGCGCCTGCAGCGCGTCCGCGCCGCGAACCGCGCCGCGCAGGACGCTGTCGAGGACGTCGTCGAGACCGTCGTCGAGGCCGTCACCGACCGCGACCTCGCCCGCGACCCCGAGGCTCCCGCGCAGACCGCGGGCCCCGACAGCTCGCGCGACCCCCAGGCCGAACCCCACGCCTGA
- a CDS encoding cold-shock protein, translating into MSVGTVKWFNSEKGYGFIAPEDGSADVFAHYSAIQSSGYRSLEENQRVEFDVTQGPKGPQAENIRPI; encoded by the coding sequence ATGTCTGTTGGAACCGTGAAGTGGTTCAACTCGGAGAAGGGCTACGGCTTCATCGCCCCCGAGGACGGTAGCGCCGACGTGTTCGCGCACTACTCGGCCATCCAGTCGAGCGGCTACCGCTCGCTCGAGGAGAACCAGCGCGTCGAGTTCGACGTCACGCAGGGCCCGAAGGGCCCGCAGGCGGAGAACATCCGCCCCATCTGA
- a CDS encoding YihY/virulence factor BrkB family protein produces MHAFLDDRGTDVAAALTFYAVLAIAPAAAALLSVVGLFESPQTVVDEILAVLREVASEDVVDVVAGILGDIATTEAASVAFVISLLLALWSASAFVTAFSRAMNTVHGVEEGRPFWVLRPLMAVLTVVLVAVAAVGLVLQVVSADLARALGGPIGLSDTFVTVFTWGRWPVLLLALVLLVSLLYHWTPNVRPGRYRVLSPGAAVAIGVILVASWGFSFYVANFASYDRTYGTLAGVVVALVWLWICSVILVLGAELDHELLRGRQLRAGLPAIDGALLPLRSTQRLEKDSVRRVEWAERDEEVRRVALALRAGGAADDDAADDASAAPVPTATTKAEPDGPAQPGRGTATGRDRAGG; encoded by the coding sequence GTGCACGCTTTCCTCGACGACCGCGGGACGGACGTCGCCGCGGCCCTCACCTTCTACGCGGTCCTTGCGATCGCGCCGGCGGCGGCCGCGCTGCTGTCGGTCGTCGGGCTGTTCGAGAGTCCCCAGACGGTCGTCGACGAGATCCTCGCGGTGCTGCGCGAGGTCGCGTCGGAGGACGTGGTCGACGTCGTGGCGGGGATCCTCGGGGACATCGCGACGACCGAGGCGGCGAGCGTCGCGTTCGTCATCAGCCTCCTCCTCGCGCTGTGGTCGGCGTCAGCGTTCGTCACGGCGTTCTCGCGCGCGATGAACACCGTGCACGGCGTCGAGGAGGGGCGGCCGTTCTGGGTGCTGCGCCCGCTCATGGCGGTGCTCACGGTCGTGCTCGTGGCGGTCGCGGCGGTCGGCCTCGTGCTGCAGGTCGTCTCGGCAGACCTCGCGCGGGCGCTCGGCGGGCCGATCGGGCTGAGCGACACGTTCGTCACCGTCTTCACGTGGGGGCGCTGGCCGGTGCTGTTGCTCGCACTCGTGCTGCTCGTGTCGCTGCTCTACCACTGGACGCCGAACGTCCGGCCCGGCCGCTACCGCGTGCTGTCGCCGGGGGCAGCGGTCGCGATCGGCGTCATCCTCGTCGCGAGCTGGGGCTTCAGCTTTTACGTCGCGAACTTCGCGTCGTACGACCGCACGTACGGCACGCTCGCGGGGGTCGTCGTCGCGCTCGTCTGGCTGTGGATCTGCTCGGTGATCCTCGTCCTGGGGGCGGAGCTCGACCACGAGCTGCTTCGCGGCCGGCAGCTGCGCGCTGGCCTGCCCGCGATCGACGGCGCGCTGCTGCCGTTGCGCTCGACGCAGCGCCTCGAGAAGGACTCGGTCCGTCGTGTGGAGTGGGCTGAGCGGGACGAGGAGGTGCGTAGGGTGGCGCTCGCGCTCAGGGCGGGGGGTGCGGCGGACGACGACGCTGCCGACGACGCCTCTGCGGCACCGGTGCCCACCGCCACCACGAAGGCGGAGCCTGACGGCCCCGCCCAGCCCGGCCGTGGGACGGCCACCGGCCGCGACCGCGCGGGCGGATAG
- a CDS encoding CDP-alcohol phosphatidyltransferase family protein → MTIPNIITLVRLVVLTPLFVVLAATGQTGAAVVTLMILGVTDWADGFIARRFDMTSELGKTLDPLADRLGMLAVVITLTLLGELRLWMLGLVVVPDAVLICGALFLMATKRWPLPDLEVSLLGKARTAALMTGLPLLLLASGTDGVLWHVAFGLTVAGCLGHAIAATTYAVRAWRLVYGSGRHRIVAEGPGAKV, encoded by the coding sequence GTGACGATCCCCAACATCATCACTCTCGTGCGTCTTGTCGTCCTGACGCCGCTGTTCGTCGTGCTCGCGGCGACGGGCCAGACGGGTGCGGCGGTCGTGACGCTCATGATCCTCGGCGTGACGGACTGGGCCGACGGCTTCATCGCGCGTCGCTTCGACATGACGAGCGAGCTCGGCAAGACCCTCGACCCCCTGGCCGACAGGCTCGGGATGCTCGCGGTCGTCATCACGCTCACTCTGCTCGGCGAGCTGCGCCTGTGGATGCTCGGGCTCGTCGTCGTGCCGGATGCCGTGCTCATCTGCGGAGCCCTGTTCCTCATGGCGACGAAGCGCTGGCCGCTGCCGGACCTCGAGGTCTCGCTGCTGGGCAAGGCGCGGACCGCCGCGCTCATGACGGGGCTGCCGTTGCTGCTGCTCGCGTCGGGGACGGACGGGGTGCTGTGGCACGTCGCGTTCGGCCTGACCGTGGCCGGGTGCCTCGGTCATGCGATCGCTGCGACGACGTACGCGGTGCGCGCGTGGCGGCTCGTCTACGGGTCGGGTCGGCACCGCATCGTGGCCGAAGGTCCCGGTGCGAAGGTCTGA
- a CDS encoding efflux RND transporter permease subunit — protein MHKLSAFSLKNRALIALVTVVVATFGALAFTNLKQELIPSIEVPQLAVLTVHPGASAEVVASDVTAPVEKALQTVPGLLGTTTTSSTGVSVVMAEFEFGTDTAKVEQKMAQSISRIRSYLPEGTDPSVMAISLDDFPVIQVAVSSDNPEKLAGTLAESVVPALERLDGVASASIIGAPGPRVSITPRAEDMALNGVTSQSIATLLMQNGVMVPAGTIVDAGSEMAVQVGTRLTSVDQIEDLPLVRSQVPGMDDDALQGLPPVTLGDVADVELTTDPTTSYSLVDGRKALTLSITKLPDANTVDVSHAVQDALPELEASVAGSSFDVLVDQAPFIEDSISGLATEGLLGLVMAIIVILAFLRSGRATLVTAVSIPVSLLIAFVGMQAAGYTLNILSLGGLTIAIGRIVDDSIVVIENVERHMRYGKSRRRTIVDAVREVGGAITASTVTTVAVFVPIALVGGMSGVLFRPFAFTVAIAMGASLLVSLTIVPVLAFWFLSWKGHAAAAAAVDAADDASADAPADVPALVAADAEQADDELTEEAQGGIQRSYARTLDWALGHRWTTVGIAVAVLVGTLALVPLMKTSFLGDMAQNSLGITQQVKPGTSLEKQLATASTVDEALRQVDGVELVAATIGQTDQSLMLGGADTISYSITTDENGDQAKIQEAVRKAVTAVVDADDVTISPFAGMGMSNDVQISVTGSDAKAVASGTEAIAEAMRPLDGVRQVSTTLTDARPTVSVVIDRAKAAAAGLTETQLSQAVAGMITPQQIGAVTIGGSSVSVFLTPEDPARSVSGIRELPLGPGGATVGDVAEVKVVDGPVSITTQNGVRNQVVDVTPESDDLGQTSSVVTTALEGVDLPDGVTAEIGGVTAEQDEAFSQLGLAMLVAILIVYVVMVATFRSLLHPLLLLVSIPFAATGAILLQVATGVALGVPSLIGVLMLIGIVVTNAIVLVDLVKQYRDRGVPMADALRRGAVHRVRPILMTAAATILALAPMAIGVTGHGGFISQPLAIVVIGGLFSSTLMTLIVLPVLYHLVESIGKRGATRVLED, from the coding sequence GTGCACAAGCTCTCTGCCTTCTCCCTCAAGAACCGGGCGCTCATCGCGCTCGTCACGGTGGTGGTCGCGACCTTCGGCGCCCTCGCCTTCACGAACCTCAAGCAGGAGCTCATCCCGTCGATCGAGGTGCCGCAGCTCGCGGTGCTCACGGTCCACCCGGGCGCGTCGGCCGAGGTCGTCGCGAGCGACGTCACGGCGCCCGTCGAGAAGGCGCTGCAGACGGTCCCGGGCCTGCTCGGCACGACGACGACCTCGTCGACGGGCGTGTCCGTCGTCATGGCGGAGTTCGAGTTCGGGACGGACACGGCGAAGGTCGAGCAGAAGATGGCGCAGTCCATCAGCCGCATCCGCTCGTACCTGCCCGAGGGCACGGACCCGTCGGTCATGGCGATCAGCCTCGACGACTTCCCCGTCATCCAGGTCGCGGTGTCGTCGGACAACCCGGAGAAGCTCGCGGGAACGCTCGCCGAGTCGGTCGTGCCGGCGCTCGAGCGCCTCGACGGCGTCGCGTCGGCGTCGATCATCGGTGCCCCCGGCCCGCGCGTGTCGATCACGCCGCGCGCGGAGGACATGGCGCTCAACGGTGTGACGTCGCAGTCGATCGCGACGCTCCTCATGCAGAACGGCGTCATGGTCCCGGCCGGCACGATCGTCGACGCGGGCAGCGAGATGGCCGTGCAGGTCGGCACGCGCCTCACGTCGGTCGACCAGATCGAGGACCTTCCGCTCGTGCGTTCGCAGGTCCCGGGCATGGACGACGACGCGCTCCAGGGCCTCCCGCCCGTGACGCTCGGTGACGTCGCCGACGTCGAGCTGACGACGGACCCGACGACGTCGTACTCGCTCGTCGACGGCCGCAAGGCGCTCACCCTCTCGATCACGAAGCTGCCCGACGCCAACACGGTCGACGTCTCCCACGCGGTGCAGGACGCCCTGCCGGAGCTCGAGGCGAGCGTCGCGGGTTCGAGCTTCGACGTGCTCGTCGACCAGGCGCCGTTCATCGAGGACTCGATCTCGGGCCTTGCGACCGAAGGTCTGCTCGGCCTCGTCATGGCGATCATCGTCATCCTCGCGTTCCTGCGCTCGGGGCGCGCGACGCTCGTCACCGCGGTGTCGATCCCGGTGTCGCTGCTCATCGCGTTCGTCGGCATGCAGGCCGCGGGCTACACGCTCAACATCCTGTCGCTCGGTGGTCTGACGATCGCGATCGGGCGCATCGTCGACGACTCGATCGTCGTCATCGAGAACGTCGAACGTCATATGAGGTACGGGAAGTCGCGACGGCGCACGATCGTCGACGCCGTCCGCGAGGTCGGCGGCGCGATCACGGCGTCGACCGTGACGACCGTCGCGGTGTTCGTGCCGATCGCACTCGTCGGCGGCATGTCGGGCGTGCTGTTCCGTCCGTTCGCGTTCACGGTCGCGATCGCGATGGGTGCGTCGCTGCTCGTCTCGCTGACGATCGTGCCGGTGCTCGCGTTCTGGTTCCTCAGCTGGAAGGGACACGCGGCCGCGGCTGCGGCCGTTGACGCGGCGGACGACGCGTCCGCCGACGCCCCCGCCGACGTCCCCGCCCTCGTGGCGGCGGACGCCGAGCAGGCCGACGACGAGCTCACCGAGGAGGCGCAGGGCGGGATCCAGCGCTCCTACGCCCGGACGCTCGACTGGGCGCTCGGCCACCGCTGGACGACCGTCGGCATCGCGGTCGCGGTGCTCGTCGGGACGCTCGCGCTCGTGCCGCTCATGAAGACGAGCTTCCTCGGCGACATGGCGCAGAACTCGCTCGGCATCACGCAGCAGGTGAAGCCGGGGACGAGCCTCGAGAAGCAGCTCGCGACGGCCAGCACGGTCGACGAGGCGCTGCGCCAGGTCGACGGCGTCGAGCTCGTCGCCGCAACGATCGGCCAGACCGACCAGTCCCTCATGCTTGGCGGCGCCGACACGATCTCGTACTCGATCACGACCGACGAGAACGGCGACCAGGCGAAGATCCAGGAGGCCGTCCGCAAGGCCGTCACGGCGGTCGTCGACGCGGACGACGTGACGATCTCGCCGTTCGCAGGCATGGGCATGTCGAACGACGTGCAGATCAGCGTGACGGGCTCGGACGCCAAGGCCGTCGCCAGCGGCACGGAGGCGATCGCCGAGGCGATGCGTCCGCTCGACGGTGTCCGTCAGGTGTCGACGACGCTCACGGACGCGCGCCCGACGGTGTCGGTCGTCATCGACCGCGCGAAGGCTGCGGCCGCGGGCCTCACGGAGACGCAGCTCTCGCAGGCTGTCGCCGGCATGATCACGCCGCAGCAGATCGGTGCTGTGACGATCGGCGGTTCGTCCGTCAGCGTGTTCCTCACGCCCGAGGACCCGGCGCGCTCGGTGTCGGGCATCCGCGAGCTGCCGCTCGGCCCGGGCGGTGCGACCGTCGGTGACGTCGCGGAGGTCAAGGTCGTCGACGGTCCGGTCTCGATCACGACGCAGAACGGCGTGCGCAACCAGGTCGTCGACGTCACGCCGGAGTCCGACGACCTCGGGCAGACGTCGTCCGTCGTCACGACCGCGCTCGAGGGCGTGGACCTGCCCGACGGTGTCACCGCCGAGATCGGCGGCGTGACGGCCGAGCAGGACGAGGCGTTCAGCCAGCTGGGCCTCGCGATGCTCGTGGCGATCCTCATCGTCTACGTCGTCATGGTCGCGACGTTCCGCTCGCTGCTGCACCCGCTGCTGCTGCTCGTGTCGATCCCGTTCGCGGCGACCGGCGCGATCCTCCTGCAGGTCGCGACGGGTGTCGCGCTCGGCGTGCCGTCGCTCATCGGTGTGCTCATGCTCATCGGCATCGTCGTGACGAACGCGATCGTGCTCGTCGACCTCGTCAAGCAGTACCGCGACCGCGGGGTGCCGATGGCCGACGCGCTGCGGCGCGGTGCGGTGCACCGTGTGCGGCCGATCCTCATGACGGCGGCGGCGACGATCCTCGCGCTCGCGCCCATGGCGATCGGTGTGACGGGGCACGGCGGGTTCATCTCGCAGCCGCTCGCGATCGTCGTCATCGGTGGTCTGTTCTCGTCGACGCTCATGACGCTCATCGTGCTTCCGGTGCTGTACCACCTGGTGGAGAGCATCGGGAAGCGCGGGGCGACCCGAGTCCTGGAGGACTGA